The following are from one region of the Silene latifolia isolate original U9 population chromosome 9, ASM4854445v1, whole genome shotgun sequence genome:
- the LOC141602192 gene encoding uncharacterized protein LOC141602192, which yields MDTWVKMKKAFLEKYFPTSRASQLKKEISNTEQRDCETMYEYLELFKKLCATYPYHGYTAQDFVMYFCGGLCMEDARIVSAACGGNIVNKRPPEAWTIIDEFAESSRDFARKYVNRGVNSLGSSSSSSSNLEEKVDTLTSLFKDMMSGQRMAMVCGICYNGHPSEHCPHMQEGSLEEVNGVWETIPKNKWDPSNTFNPGWIAHPNFRWGNSQNAQQFGQGGQSGQPKTQFIPRPQVQNLPSTQPPPSGQMTTEDMIRALVTNQATLQETVIPNQKENKASIQNIKNRLGQMATTINRLKARDSNVLPSQTVVNPKNVSAVSLRIGRQLVEAEKPKAKSKSAILHEEEEIVLEKGESATPEPVIEASVTAKPILEADVPFPNALKSTRQIENDKDIYETFRKCEVNIPLLDLLKSVPMYAKFLKKLYTVKRQQRLKGAQEVKISEHVSAMFQRKLPPKCGDPGMFTIPYTLGDTRIERAMLDLDFGASINVLVMFDNLIFPTDFYVLEMEHDKHVAPMLLGRPFLKTVRTKIDVSSGSLTMESDGQVVMFNIYDSMKYPLDVHSLNFIDIIEPCVQVLE from the exons ATGGACACATGGGTGAAGATGAAAAAAGCATTCTTGGAAAAATACTTTCCTACGTCTCGAGCCTCTCAACTGAAGAAAGAAATTAGCAATACCGAACAGAGGGATTGTGAGACTATGTACGAGTACTTGGAACTCTTCAAGAAGTTATGTGCTACATATCCCTATCATGGATATACCGCTCAAGACTTTGTCATGTACTTTTGTGGAGGTCTTTGCATGGAAGATGCTCGTATTGTGTCTGCCGCATGTGGTGGAAATATTGTGAACAAAAGACCGCCTGAGGCTTGGACGATCATTGATGAGTTTGCTGAGAGCTCCCGAGATTTTGCTAGAAAATATGTAAATCGCGGAGTTAATTCGCtgggttcatcttcttcatcctctTCCAATCTTGAAGAGAAAGTTGATACTTTGACAAGTCTTTTCAAGGATATGATGTCTGGGCAAAGGATGGCAATGGTTTGTGGAATTTGTTACAATGGACATCCTAGTGAGCATTGTCCACACATGCAAGAAGGTTCTCTAGAAGAGGTGAATGGAGTATGGGAGACTATACCTAAAAATAAGTGGGATCCTTCTAACACTTTCAATCCCGGGTGGATAGCGCATCCAAATTTTCGTTGGGGCAATTCTCAAAATGCCCAACAGTTTGGACAAGGTGGCCAGTCCGGTCAACCTAAGACCCAGTTTATACCTCGACCACAAGTTCAAAATTTACCATCGACTCAACCTCCTCCTAGTGGTCAAATGACAACTGAAGATATGATAAGAGCTTTGGTTACTAATCAAGCTACACTCCAAGAAACAGTTATTCCAAATCAAAAGGAGAACAAGGCTAGTATTCAAAATATTAAGAATCGGCTGGGGCAAATGGCAACCACTATTAATCGGTTAAAGGCTAGGGATTCTAATGTATTACCGTCTCAAACGGTAGTAAATCCAAAGAATGTAAGTGCGGTGTCACTTAGAATCGGAAGGCAATTGGTTGAAGCTGAGAAACCAAAAGCAAAGTCCAAGAGTGCTATCTTGCACGAAGAAGAGGAGATTGTGCTTGAGAAAGGTGAGAGTGCAACTCCAGAACCTGTGATAGAAGCGTCGGTTACTGCTAAACCGATATTGGAGGCGGATGTCCCATTTCCTAATGCTTTAAAGTCCACAAGACAGATTGAGAATGACAAGGATATTTATGAGACATTCCGTAAGTGTGAGGTAAACATTCCCCTTCTTGATCTTTTGAAAAGTGTACCCATGTATGCTAAATTTTTGAAGAAGTTGTATACTGTTAAAAGACAGCAAAGGCTGAAAGGTGCTCAAGAAGTGAAGATTAGTGAACATGTTAGTGCCATGTTTCAACGAAAATTGCCACCAAAATGCGGTGATCCTGGCATGTTCACTATTCCTTATACTTTAGGTGATACTAGAATTGAGAGAGCTATGCTAGATTTAG ATTTCGGTGCATCCATCAATGTGCTTGTTATGTTTGATAATTTGATTTTCCCTACTGATTTCTATGTTTTAGAAATGGAACATGATAAGCATGTGGCCCCTATGTTGTTAGGGAGGCCTTTCTTGAAAACTGTTAGGACAAAGATAGATGTGTCTAGTGGTTCTTTGACTATGGAGTCTGATGGTCAAGTTGTAATGTTTAATATCTATGACTCCATGAAATATCCTCTTGATGTGCATTCTTTAAATTTCATTGATATTATAGAGCCTTGTGTCCaagtgttggagtaa